The following are encoded in a window of Salinibacter ruber DSM 13855 genomic DNA:
- the msrB gene encoding peptide-methionine (R)-S-oxide reductase MsrB, whose product MAEIDSSRPSNDTLRDELTEEQYHVTQEAGTEKPFSGQYWDHKGDGLYRCVVCETPLFDSDTKFESGSGWPSFYDVVEDGNVHLTSDHSLGMRRTEVVCDECGAHLGHLFDDGPEPTGQRYCINSAALAFDGDE is encoded by the coding sequence ATGGCCGAAATTGACTCATCCCGCCCGTCGAACGATACGCTCCGCGACGAGCTGACCGAGGAGCAGTACCACGTGACCCAGGAGGCGGGCACGGAGAAGCCCTTCAGTGGACAGTACTGGGACCACAAGGGCGATGGGCTGTATCGCTGTGTGGTCTGCGAGACGCCCCTCTTCGACTCCGACACCAAGTTTGAATCCGGCAGCGGCTGGCCCAGCTTCTACGACGTGGTGGAGGATGGAAACGTTCATCTGACGTCCGACCACAGCCTCGGGATGCGCCGGACCGAGGTGGTGTGTGACGAGTGCGGGGCCCATCTGGGGCACCTCTTCGACGACGGCCCGGAGCCCACCGGACAGCGGTACTGCATCAACTCTGCAGCCCTCGCCTTTGACGGGGACGAGTAG